From one Thalassobaculum sp. OXR-137 genomic stretch:
- a CDS encoding DUF1643 domain-containing protein, which translates to MTSTGASPRGSAEFSPCGEHRLRLDRWWADGPRALIGLANPSKAGGDVNDPTVHRGMALTRERAAGMTYVNRDSYIATDPDDLTRWRLRMRRESPADLDRIERTNLDLIRELSAGAAIRIIACGNLVQMPRLPPFLAALSLDGKYPVYCFGLTQHGAPKHPLARGKSFIKASDPLVDRIHTALTHINRRANTIIHLTELLAEQTARLERRIGQRDG; encoded by the coding sequence ATGACTTCAACTGGAGCAAGTCCCCGCGGAAGCGCAGAGTTCAGCCCGTGTGGCGAGCACCGTCTCCGCCTCGATCGCTGGTGGGCGGACGGCCCCCGCGCTCTGATCGGCCTGGCCAATCCGAGCAAGGCCGGCGGCGACGTGAACGACCCGACCGTTCACCGGGGCATGGCTCTGACCAGGGAGCGGGCCGCCGGCATGACCTATGTCAACCGGGACAGCTACATCGCGACCGATCCGGACGACCTGACGCGGTGGCGCCTCCGCATGCGGCGGGAGAGCCCCGCTGATCTGGATCGGATCGAACGCACGAACCTCGATTTAATCCGCGAACTGTCGGCAGGCGCCGCGATCCGGATCATCGCCTGCGGGAACCTTGTGCAGATGCCACGGCTACCGCCGTTCCTGGCCGCGTTGTCGCTCGACGGAAAGTATCCGGTCTACTGCTTTGGCCTCACGCAACACGGAGCGCCGAAGCATCCACTGGCCCGGGGCAAGTCGTTCATCAAGGCGTCCGACCCGCTGGTGGACCGCATCCATACGGCCCTGACCCACATCAACCGCCGCGCCAACACGATCATTCACCTGACCGAGCTGCTGGCCGAGCAGACCGCGCGGCTGGAGCGCCGCATCGGTCAACGAGACGGCTGA
- a CDS encoding antitoxin of toxin-antitoxin stability system, with translation MARTQTIVRTLCHFDELSDEAKEKARDWWRECENQDTDTSCTYEDAATIADLLGIDLRTRPVKLMNGSTRFDPCIWYSGFSSQGDGACFEGTYRYRKGALAAVKAHAPTDTKLHQIAKDLQDAQRKAFYCLTASCSHSGRYYHSGCMSVSVDLESEHYIDPTCEAEEDIRDALRAFADWIYSQLEAEYEYRMSDENVDESIRLNEYEFTEDGGPA, from the coding sequence ATGGCCCGCACACAGACAATCGTTCGCACCCTCTGCCACTTCGATGAATTGAGTGACGAGGCAAAGGAGAAAGCCCGCGACTGGTGGCGCGAGTGCGAAAATCAGGACACCGACACAAGCTGCACCTATGAGGACGCTGCGACCATCGCGGATCTGCTTGGCATTGATCTGCGCACCCGTCCTGTGAAGCTGATGAACGGGAGCACCCGCTTCGACCCGTGCATCTGGTATTCCGGCTTTTCCTCTCAAGGCGACGGCGCGTGCTTCGAGGGCACCTATCGCTACCGCAAGGGAGCACTCGCGGCCGTGAAAGCTCACGCGCCAACCGATACCAAACTGCACCAAATCGCTAAGGATCTACAGGACGCGCAGCGCAAGGCGTTTTACTGCCTGACGGCGTCCTGTTCTCACAGCGGCCGCTATTACCACTCCGGCTGTATGTCGGTGTCGGTTGACCTGGAAAGCGAGCACTACATCGACCCGACCTGCGAGGCGGAAGAGGACATCCGCGACGCGCTGCGCGCCTTCGCGGACTGGATTTATTCCCAGCTTGAGGCGGAATACGAGTACCGCATGAGCGACGAAAACGTCGATGAAAGCATCCGCCTCAACGAATACGAGTTCACCGAAGACGGAGGCCCCGCATGA
- a CDS encoding RusA family crossover junction endodeoxyribonuclease has translation MNDFAADTDEGDERVLMFVVPGTPIPKPSARGKNFSVRTKREVVAHREFVARIAKNAADTMLRAGVDLTWLHGPVRIDVDFRFRPPHRAMHRVGLPHDIKPDRDNLLKQLQDAMEDAGVLIRGDQKASAGELRKTWAREARSLVVVRPDIRHAVSGEGPSGPSMVGW, from the coding sequence ATGAATGACTTCGCGGCGGACACCGATGAGGGCGACGAGCGGGTGCTGATGTTCGTGGTGCCGGGTACGCCAATCCCGAAGCCGAGCGCTCGGGGGAAGAACTTCAGCGTGCGGACCAAGCGCGAAGTGGTGGCCCATCGGGAGTTCGTGGCGCGGATCGCAAAAAACGCGGCGGACACGATGCTGCGGGCGGGGGTGGATCTGACGTGGCTGCACGGCCCGGTGCGGATCGATGTCGACTTCCGGTTCCGCCCCCCGCACCGGGCAATGCATCGCGTCGGGCTTCCGCACGACATCAAGCCGGATCGGGACAATTTGTTGAAGCAGCTACAGGACGCGATGGAGGATGCAGGGGTGCTGATCCGGGGGGACCAGAAAGCCAGCGCGGGGGAGCTTCGTAAGACGTGGGCCAGGGAGGCGCGGTCGTTGGTGGTCGTAAGGCCCGACATTCGGCACGCGGTGAGCGGTGAGGGGCCGAGCGGGCCTTCCATGGTGGGGTGGTAG
- a CDS encoding AAA family ATPase: MTDSIYPILENAALVDRRQVDAYLEVLFGYVDWSDRVFALRGLGEKGTEKEGVFREPLRLPAGLCSIEEQTETAARRWGQYHVATFVVPAVVSADAIELRNVDHEQIAEFTTILVDIDSGDTDEKLVWLAEIIGRPTLVVQSGGVTDAGKPKRHVYWRLTEPSTEIDRIAALRETLALKVGGDPSFKRATQVIRVPGTVHGKNGVITLCRIEALHDIGDYDLDDLAERIEQAQPMPGLPPVPAKTAVLDFSPTQGGAMDFSAAAGGNRPNAVKALTSDVHEGGTGRETRWDNFNQVAGYHLRLVRWGTIPLDQAAQATYDWMQAHMVPPWSEQRFKAEFQGQIDNDRRNNGALPDTTTPPPEPYAGALKFDMKLGALRGFDIGNWAMGTPPKRRHLVQGLIMAGQTHVLAAEGGAGKTFLCLDLCLRLAAAGNRTDPAADNQVLWMGQPVTDEAAGGTVIMITSEDAHDELHIRLDDIDPDGSMRAAATGHLRIIPLLDVGGAFPFVAHDQARQPHQSPRWAALYAAIAEIVGEGGKVSAVVVDTMAATLHGEDTSGSVVTEYMAELSRLCGALGAAVVITHHIRKGNDQTPIKNLEDMKAAVRGSTAIIGSTRVALGFWHASDFRRKMEAMGHAPSRGKVYYAGVLKANNPEMFDGVKTLMRQLSGLLVDVTDRVPAADKIRTERLAWLVVAVQRAAFDHYPLTKTNANGLFQRRSQLPPALQQLPRAEYERLVDMALEAGLIVRGALANKPANTGHLDVPGGPIDRKQGFQDDGVWKPEWTRFEYDPTIEMVVMADE; this comes from the coding sequence GTGACCGACTCCATCTATCCGATCCTGGAGAACGCAGCACTGGTCGACCGCCGGCAGGTCGACGCCTACCTGGAGGTGCTGTTCGGCTACGTGGATTGGAGCGACCGCGTGTTCGCCCTGCGCGGGCTGGGCGAGAAAGGCACCGAGAAGGAAGGCGTGTTTCGTGAGCCGCTGCGACTGCCGGCCGGGCTGTGCTCGATCGAGGAGCAGACCGAGACCGCCGCGCGCCGGTGGGGGCAGTACCATGTCGCGACGTTCGTGGTACCGGCTGTGGTGTCGGCCGATGCGATCGAGCTGCGCAACGTCGACCACGAGCAGATCGCCGAGTTCACGACGATCCTGGTGGACATCGACAGCGGCGACACCGACGAGAAGCTGGTGTGGCTGGCCGAGATAATCGGCCGGCCAACTCTGGTCGTGCAGTCGGGCGGTGTCACCGACGCCGGCAAGCCGAAGCGGCACGTCTACTGGCGGTTGACGGAGCCCAGCACCGAGATCGACCGCATCGCGGCCCTGCGGGAGACCCTGGCGCTCAAGGTCGGGGGCGATCCCTCTTTCAAGCGGGCCACCCAGGTCATCCGCGTCCCGGGCACCGTCCACGGCAAGAACGGCGTGATCACGCTGTGCCGGATCGAGGCGCTACACGACATCGGCGACTATGACCTGGATGATCTGGCGGAGCGGATCGAGCAGGCCCAACCGATGCCGGGGCTCCCGCCCGTGCCGGCGAAGACCGCTGTGCTCGACTTCAGCCCGACCCAGGGTGGGGCGATGGACTTCTCCGCCGCGGCGGGCGGCAACCGACCCAACGCGGTCAAAGCTCTCACGTCCGATGTGCATGAGGGCGGGACCGGGCGAGAGACCCGCTGGGACAACTTCAATCAGGTGGCGGGCTACCACCTGCGGCTGGTGCGTTGGGGGACCATCCCGCTCGATCAGGCCGCACAGGCGACATACGACTGGATGCAGGCACACATGGTGCCGCCCTGGAGCGAGCAGCGGTTCAAGGCCGAGTTCCAGGGCCAGATCGACAACGACCGCCGGAACAACGGCGCGCTGCCCGACACCACGACACCGCCGCCCGAGCCTTATGCCGGGGCGCTGAAGTTCGACATGAAGCTGGGGGCGCTGCGCGGCTTCGACATCGGCAATTGGGCCATGGGCACGCCGCCGAAGCGCCGGCACCTGGTGCAGGGGCTTATCATGGCCGGGCAGACGCACGTCCTGGCCGCCGAGGGCGGGGCGGGCAAGACGTTCCTGTGCCTGGACCTGTGTCTGCGGCTGGCGGCTGCCGGGAACAGGACCGACCCCGCGGCGGACAATCAGGTGCTCTGGATGGGCCAGCCGGTGACCGACGAGGCGGCGGGCGGCACCGTGATCATGATCACCTCGGAGGACGCCCACGACGAGCTCCATATCCGGCTCGACGACATCGATCCCGACGGCAGTATGCGCGCGGCCGCTACCGGACATCTGCGGATTATCCCACTGCTGGACGTGGGCGGCGCGTTTCCCTTCGTGGCGCACGACCAGGCCCGCCAGCCTCACCAGTCGCCGCGGTGGGCAGCACTCTATGCGGCGATCGCGGAGATCGTCGGCGAGGGCGGCAAGGTGTCGGCCGTGGTGGTGGACACGATGGCCGCCACGCTGCACGGCGAGGACACCAGCGGCTCCGTGGTCACCGAGTACATGGCGGAGCTGTCCCGGCTGTGCGGGGCGCTGGGGGCGGCCGTGGTCATCACGCACCACATCCGCAAAGGCAACGACCAGACACCGATCAAGAACCTGGAGGACATGAAGGCGGCCGTGCGTGGATCCACCGCCATCATCGGATCCACCCGCGTAGCACTCGGTTTCTGGCACGCCTCGGACTTCCGTCGAAAGATGGAGGCTATGGGTCACGCTCCATCAAGAGGCAAGGTCTATTACGCCGGGGTGCTCAAGGCCAACAATCCGGAGATGTTCGACGGCGTGAAGACGCTGATGCGGCAGCTCTCGGGGTTGCTGGTGGACGTGACCGACAGGGTCCCGGCCGCCGACAAGATCCGCACTGAGCGTCTGGCGTGGCTGGTCGTGGCCGTGCAGCGCGCGGCGTTCGACCACTACCCCCTCACCAAGACCAACGCCAACGGGCTGTTCCAGCGCCGCTCGCAGCTCCCGCCTGCCCTCCAGCAGCTCCCGCGGGCCGAGTACGAGCGGCTGGTGGACATGGCGCTGGAGGCGGGCTTGATTGTCCGCGGCGCACTCGCCAACAAGCCCGCCAATACCGGCCATCTGGATGTGCCGGGCGGTCCCATCGACCGCAAGCAGGGCTTCCAGGACGACGGCGTGTGGAAGCCAGAATGGACCCGGTTCGAGTACGACCCGACCATCGAAATGGTGGTCATGGCGGATGAGTGA
- a CDS encoding deaminase produces MSDRWDRHFLQLCLDHARMSKDPSTRVGAVIVGPDREIRSAGYNGLPRGIADTPERLNDRDTKLALIVHGEMNAVLAAVRMGTPLKGCTLYLAATDDSGNVWGGAPCTRCTVEIIQTGIAEVVSWPFKNTPSRWLADTERAKALLAEAGVMFREVGSQVNPNDGE; encoded by the coding sequence ATGAGTGACCGATGGGATCGTCACTTTCTTCAACTCTGTCTCGATCACGCGCGGATGTCGAAAGACCCATCTACGCGCGTCGGTGCCGTCATCGTCGGCCCTGATCGCGAGATCCGCTCTGCCGGCTACAACGGCCTGCCACGCGGGATCGCTGACACCCCCGAGCGGCTGAACGACCGCGACACCAAGCTGGCGCTGATCGTTCACGGCGAGATGAATGCTGTGCTGGCCGCTGTGCGCATGGGCACTCCCTTGAAGGGCTGCACCCTATACCTCGCCGCGACCGATGACAGCGGTAACGTCTGGGGCGGAGCGCCGTGCACCCGCTGCACCGTCGAGATCATCCAGACCGGCATCGCAGAGGTCGTGTCGTGGCCGTTCAAGAACACGCCGTCTCGCTGGCTCGCGGACACCGAACGGGCCAAGGCGCTACTTGCTGAGGCGGGCGTGATGTTTCGAGAGGTCGGATCCCAGGTGAACCCCAACGACGGAGAGTAG
- a CDS encoding DEAD/DEAH box helicase family protein, which translates to MKLRDRQVVFSDRCNAALDERGNTLGVAPTGAGKTVMLSHITGRRPGQTLVLQHRDELVTQNRNTYGLVNPRKSTGLYTASRKEWGYDATFAMVQTLARNIDDMPAVDTLAIDEGHHAAADSYRKIIHAAMERNPNTKLLLVTATPNRGDKKALRGVVDNCADQITLKELIDSGHLVPPRTMVVDIGVRDALAGVRRTISDFDMDAVAAIMDKSVLNDQVVKTWRQHAADRQTVAFCANLEHMQHVAEAFTAAGIVATTIEGTLSKDERAKRLGAYDRGEVQVIVNVAVLTEGWDHQPTSCVLLLRPSSYKSTMIQMMGRGLRKVDPERYPGRRKDDCIIIDYGTSLLMHGGIEQDTNIDQEGSMQCPECDATVPRQTRECPICAHEFPVRGEAPQKVCQACGKDNHTAVRACVHCGDLFPEKEQGALGDFELTEVGLFDASPFKWEAIGEFAGIDDHLVMCAAAFDTWSMVLSYYGRWHVFGGVKGQGIRHLADLADRLPALATADDFLREHGDQDQGSKTRAWLHMPATEKQAQMLGTTPFHLFGVSRYRASCMLTWKFNARHLRAKLEHTRMVAA; encoded by the coding sequence ATGAAGCTGCGCGACCGTCAGGTGGTCTTTTCCGACCGGTGCAATGCCGCTCTCGACGAGCGGGGGAACACGCTGGGCGTGGCTCCCACCGGGGCGGGAAAGACGGTGATGCTTTCCCACATCACGGGCCGGAGGCCGGGGCAAACCCTCGTGCTCCAGCACCGCGACGAGCTGGTGACGCAGAACCGGAACACCTATGGGCTGGTCAACCCCCGCAAGTCCACCGGGCTCTACACGGCCAGCCGAAAGGAGTGGGGGTACGACGCGACGTTTGCGATGGTGCAGACGCTCGCGCGGAACATCGACGATATGCCGGCAGTCGACACGCTGGCGATCGATGAGGGGCACCATGCGGCGGCCGACAGCTACCGCAAGATCATCCACGCAGCCATGGAGCGGAACCCGAACACCAAGCTCCTGCTGGTCACCGCGACGCCGAACCGGGGCGACAAGAAAGCCCTGCGGGGCGTGGTGGACAACTGCGCCGATCAGATCACGCTCAAGGAGCTGATCGACAGCGGTCACCTTGTCCCGCCCCGGACGATGGTCGTGGACATCGGTGTTCGCGATGCTCTGGCGGGCGTGCGACGCACGATCAGCGACTTCGACATGGATGCGGTCGCCGCGATCATGGACAAGTCCGTGCTGAACGATCAGGTCGTCAAGACCTGGAGGCAGCACGCAGCCGACCGCCAGACCGTGGCCTTCTGCGCGAACCTGGAGCACATGCAGCATGTGGCCGAGGCGTTCACGGCGGCAGGCATCGTCGCGACCACCATCGAAGGCACGCTGAGCAAGGATGAGCGCGCCAAGCGCCTGGGCGCATACGACCGGGGCGAGGTCCAGGTCATCGTCAATGTGGCCGTGCTCACGGAAGGGTGGGACCACCAGCCGACGAGCTGCGTGCTCCTGCTGCGCCCCAGCTCCTACAAGTCGACCATGATCCAGATGATGGGTCGCGGGCTGCGCAAGGTCGACCCCGAGCGGTATCCAGGGCGGCGCAAGGACGACTGCATCATTATCGATTACGGCACGTCGCTGCTCATGCACGGCGGCATCGAGCAGGACACCAACATCGACCAGGAAGGGTCGATGCAATGCCCGGAGTGCGACGCCACGGTCCCGCGCCAGACGCGCGAGTGTCCCATCTGCGCCCACGAGTTTCCCGTCCGGGGCGAGGCCCCGCAGAAGGTCTGCCAGGCGTGCGGCAAGGACAACCACACGGCCGTTCGCGCCTGCGTCCACTGCGGCGATCTGTTCCCCGAGAAGGAGCAGGGCGCGCTCGGCGACTTCGAGTTGACAGAGGTCGGCCTGTTCGACGCCAGCCCATTTAAGTGGGAGGCGATCGGCGAGTTCGCCGGGATAGACGACCACCTCGTGATGTGCGCCGCCGCCTTCGACACATGGTCGATGGTGCTGTCCTACTACGGCCGATGGCACGTCTTCGGCGGGGTCAAGGGGCAGGGTATCCGTCACCTTGCGGATCTGGCCGACAGGCTGCCCGCCCTGGCCACGGCCGACGATTTCCTGCGCGAGCACGGCGACCAGGACCAGGGGTCGAAGACCCGCGCCTGGCTGCACATGCCGGCGACGGAGAAGCAGGCACAGATGCTCGGCACCACGCCGTTCCATCTGTTCGGCGTCAGCCGCTACCGCGCGAGCTGCATGCTGACCTGGAAGTTCAACGCCCGCCATCTGCGGGCCAAGCTGGAGCACACGCGCATGGTGGCGGCATGA
- a CDS encoding AAA family ATPase gives MTLQIRTADQRMQERGKLNIMITAPHGVGKTTLARTLPYAGKSTLFIDLESGMEAVKGDVVLPDGTPLGGFAGGDINVRREAAKLGVHPWAYTKALACLLGGPDPAAKAGVNQETGDFHSPYSADAYNAYASAIGDPAMFSGFDTIFVDSGSVASRSAWSWSLVQPRAYNKQGKQDTLGAYGLVGDEMIEWATQLQHITDKSVIVLFALDVIKDKDIPGRVSYAIQAIGGRTERELPGIFDNVMTLGTFKLDQSGNASLDYEKGQHRGLICTSANGYGVPAKDRTGRAAPIEPPNIAALMTKLAGAKRADQVTVTTDIPPHAAAAAEPTAATAA, from the coding sequence ATGACCCTCCAGATCCGCACCGCCGACCAGCGCATGCAGGAGCGCGGCAAGCTCAACATCATGATCACGGCCCCCCATGGTGTGGGAAAAACCACACTCGCCAGAACACTCCCGTATGCGGGAAAGTCTACCCTCTTCATCGACCTGGAGAGTGGCATGGAGGCCGTGAAGGGCGACGTGGTGTTGCCCGACGGCACGCCGCTTGGCGGCTTCGCCGGTGGCGACATCAACGTCCGACGGGAGGCCGCCAAGCTGGGCGTCCACCCGTGGGCCTACACCAAGGCCCTGGCCTGCCTGCTCGGTGGCCCGGACCCGGCGGCCAAAGCCGGCGTGAACCAGGAGACCGGCGACTTCCACTCGCCCTACAGCGCCGACGCCTACAACGCCTATGCGTCGGCCATCGGCGATCCGGCCATGTTCTCCGGGTTCGACACGATCTTCGTGGACAGCGGCTCGGTCGCGTCCCGCAGCGCGTGGTCCTGGTCGCTCGTGCAGCCCCGCGCCTACAACAAGCAGGGCAAGCAGGACACCCTCGGGGCCTATGGGCTGGTCGGTGACGAGATGATCGAATGGGCGACCCAGCTCCAGCACATTACAGACAAGTCGGTCATCGTCCTGTTTGCCCTCGACGTGATCAAGGACAAGGACATCCCCGGTCGCGTCAGCTACGCCATCCAGGCCATCGGCGGGCGCACCGAGCGCGAGCTGCCCGGCATCTTCGACAACGTCATGACGCTGGGCACGTTCAAGCTCGACCAGAGCGGCAACGCCTCGCTCGACTACGAGAAGGGCCAGCACCGCGGTCTGATCTGCACGTCGGCCAACGGCTATGGCGTGCCCGCCAAGGACCGCACGGGCCGGGCAGCCCCGATCGAGCCCCCCAACATCGCCGCCCTCATGACGAAGCTGGCCGGCGCGAAGCGTGCCGACCAGGTCACCGTCACCACCGACATTCCCCCGCACGCCGCCGCGGCTGCGGAGCCCACCGCCGCCACCGCGGCATAA
- a CDS encoding helix-turn-helix transcriptional regulator: protein MNRANIKRLNGRLAQVMLALADGGSYKSIAKDLGISPATVNVYVTEIYRLLAIKTQAQIGVAVEMYRPQITARAIDGKPAINRKEAPNGTQARQ, encoded by the coding sequence TTGAACCGGGCCAACATCAAGCGGCTGAACGGCCGTCTTGCCCAGGTCATGTTGGCCCTGGCGGACGGCGGTTCCTACAAGTCGATCGCCAAAGACCTCGGCATCTCCCCGGCGACCGTGAACGTCTACGTCACGGAGATTTACCGGCTGCTGGCGATCAAGACCCAAGCCCAGATCGGCGTGGCCGTCGAAATGTACCGCCCGCAGATCACCGCGCGCGCCATCGACGGGAAGCCCGCCATCAACCGCAAGGAGGCACCGAATGGCACACAAGCCCGACAGTGA
- a CDS encoding helix-turn-helix transcriptional regulator, which produces MNSDLDISEFSGASREGKRRLKQAFARILQNELLEHNWTQSDLANRSGLGRDAISTYVNARSFPEPRSLKAIATALGKEIKDIYPTVSTDPAKGHAISIRQDPDDPMRVFLTVNRSIPITLAGQIVEMVKPEVA; this is translated from the coding sequence ATGAATAGCGACCTGGATATCTCAGAGTTCTCAGGGGCGTCTCGGGAGGGGAAAAGGCGCCTGAAACAAGCGTTTGCCAGGATACTCCAAAACGAACTACTGGAGCACAACTGGACACAGTCTGACCTGGCCAACCGATCCGGGCTCGGGCGGGACGCGATCAGCACTTACGTCAACGCACGCTCGTTTCCCGAGCCGAGATCGCTGAAGGCAATCGCGACGGCGCTGGGGAAGGAAATCAAGGACATTTACCCGACCGTTTCCACCGACCCGGCCAAGGGGCACGCCATCTCGATCCGGCAAGACCCGGATGACCCGATGCGTGTGTTCCTCACCGTCAACCGCTCCATTCCTATCACTTTGGCCGGGCAGATTGTGGAGATGGTCAAGCCGGAAGTCGCATAA
- a CDS encoding site-specific integrase, whose protein sequence is MSKPNRGPQLSDKPNSAGFYEIRWSEDGRSRRRSTGCANAADAVGVYHAFLVGFKGATKPAMGEVNVAACIARYWEEHITPKARGKDTAFYNLRNAAAFFAEFDGSEFPVSQAPEYFEALALHPGGYKPSEITEDLVERFVKARRQGRIGRKATNGGIRRDLAVLSAALTRAARKGRIPPFVFPTDAIPEEPEPRDRWLTDAECRKLLEAASGDGERLTRAYRFVALALGTASRRAAIETLTREQVDLKHGIIRLNPKGRRQTNKRRPQVPIADWLRPILERTLKEIEGDYLLDHPGSIRAAFESAVERSGLEGVSPHVLRHTWATRAAQAGVPLLDIAGVLGDSVKTVTNTYLHHCPEHLRGAVNHWNPQSP, encoded by the coding sequence ATGTCGAAACCAAACCGGGGGCCGCAGCTCTCCGACAAGCCAAACTCCGCGGGTTTCTACGAGATCAGATGGTCGGAAGATGGACGCAGCCGCCGCCGCTCGACGGGCTGCGCGAATGCTGCGGACGCTGTAGGCGTCTATCACGCTTTCCTCGTCGGATTTAAGGGTGCCACCAAGCCGGCCATGGGCGAGGTCAACGTCGCCGCGTGCATCGCGCGCTATTGGGAGGAGCACATCACCCCCAAGGCCAGAGGCAAGGACACGGCGTTCTACAATCTGCGCAATGCGGCGGCGTTCTTCGCCGAGTTCGACGGCTCGGAGTTCCCGGTCTCCCAGGCCCCCGAGTACTTCGAGGCACTGGCGCTGCACCCCGGCGGCTACAAGCCCAGCGAGATCACCGAGGATCTGGTGGAGCGGTTCGTCAAGGCGCGCCGGCAGGGCAGGATCGGCCGCAAGGCCACCAACGGCGGCATCCGCCGGGATCTGGCCGTGCTCAGTGCCGCTCTCACCCGCGCCGCGCGCAAGGGGCGTATCCCTCCCTTCGTGTTCCCCACCGACGCCATCCCAGAGGAGCCGGAGCCCCGCGACAGGTGGCTGACGGACGCCGAGTGTCGGAAGCTCCTGGAAGCCGCCAGCGGCGACGGTGAGCGGCTGACGCGGGCCTACCGCTTCGTGGCCCTGGCGCTGGGCACGGCATCCCGCCGGGCAGCGATCGAGACGCTGACCAGGGAGCAGGTCGACCTGAAGCACGGCATCATCCGGCTCAACCCCAAGGGCCGACGGCAGACCAACAAGCGCCGTCCGCAGGTCCCCATCGCCGACTGGCTCCGCCCGATCCTGGAGCGGACGCTGAAGGAGATCGAGGGCGACTATCTGCTGGACCATCCAGGCTCGATCCGCGCCGCGTTCGAGAGCGCCGTGGAGCGGTCGGGGCTGGAGGGCGTGTCGCCCCACGTCCTGCGCCACACATGGGCTACACGGGCCGCGCAGGCGGGCGTGCCGCTGCTCGACATCGCGGGCGTGCTGGGCGACAGCGTGAAGACCGTCACCAACACCTATCTGCACCACTGCCCGGAGCATCTGCGCGGGGCGGTCAACCACTGGAACCCACAATCTCCTTGA
- a CDS encoding tetratricopeptide repeat protein, translating into MAGRGDGIGRLEGLYNRVTASTPDDARTLNVKSVMALDNDRPNEAAELIGRALVIEPSEYAYLFHLAKVCAKAGWWSHSVDALRRAIYVDPVNPEAWYGLGRAFEELDSIGEAEVCWRQCLALDPKHIGAREAIVAHARR; encoded by the coding sequence ATGGCGGGACGCGGCGACGGAATCGGGCGGCTGGAGGGGCTCTACAACCGGGTCACCGCCTCCACGCCCGACGACGCGCGCACGCTGAACGTCAAATCCGTGATGGCGCTGGACAATGACCGCCCGAACGAGGCGGCGGAGCTGATCGGCCGCGCTCTGGTCATCGAGCCGTCCGAATACGCCTATCTCTTCCACCTGGCCAAGGTCTGCGCCAAGGCCGGGTGGTGGAGCCACAGCGTCGATGCCCTGCGCCGGGCGATCTATGTCGACCCGGTGAACCCGGAGGCCTGGTACGGCCTGGGACGGGCCTTCGAGGAGCTGGACAGCATCGGCGAGGCGGAAGTCTGCTGGCGCCAGTGCCTGGCCCTCGACCCGAAGCATATCGGCGCCCGCGAGGCCATCGTCGCCCACGCCCGGCGGTAG
- a CDS encoding S-methyl-5'-thioadenosine phosphorylase: MSSQTRKALVAVIGGSGVYNIDGLENARWQTVTSSFGEPSDQLLFGELGGQPLVFLPRHGRGHRFSPTTINYRANIDALKRAGVTDIISVSAVGSLKEEYAPGHFVLIDQFIDRTFAREKTFYGTGCVAHVSMAHPVSTRLMDALDASCKELGLPYSRGGTYVTMEGPQFSTQAESFLYRSWGADVIGMTNMPEAKLAREAEIPYATVAMVTDYDCWHPDHDHVTVDAVVKVLTANADNARALVKTVAPKLYDRPMVDDQGGDHALEFALITHPEARDPDMVAKLDAVAGRVLKG; the protein is encoded by the coding sequence ATGAGCAGTCAAACACGCAAGGCCCTGGTCGCGGTCATCGGCGGCAGCGGCGTCTACAACATCGACGGCCTTGAGAATGCCCGTTGGCAGACCGTGACCTCCTCCTTCGGAGAGCCGTCCGACCAGCTTCTGTTCGGCGAGCTCGGCGGCCAGCCGCTGGTCTTCCTGCCCCGGCACGGGCGCGGCCACCGGTTCAGCCCGACGACAATCAACTACCGCGCCAATATCGACGCCCTGAAGCGGGCCGGCGTGACCGACATCATCTCGGTCTCCGCCGTCGGCTCGCTCAAGGAGGAGTACGCGCCCGGCCACTTCGTGCTGATCGACCAGTTCATCGACCGCACCTTCGCCCGCGAGAAGACCTTCTACGGCACCGGCTGCGTCGCCCATGTCTCCATGGCCCATCCGGTCTCCACCCGGCTGATGGACGCCCTGGACGCCTCCTGCAAGGAGCTCGGGCTGCCCTACAGCCGCGGCGGCACCTACGTGACCATGGAGGGCCCGCAATTCTCCACCCAGGCCGAGTCGTTCCTGTACCGGTCCTGGGGCGCCGACGTGATCGGCATGACCAACATGCCGGAGGCCAAGCTCGCCCGCGAGGCGGAGATCCCCTACGCCACCGTCGCCATGGTCACTGACTACGACTGCTGGCACCCGGACCACGACCATGTGACGGTCGACGCCGTGGTGAAGGTGCTGACGGCCAATGCCGACAACGCCCGCGCCCTGGTGAAGACCGTGGCGCCGAAGCTGTACGACCGACCGATGGTCGACGATCAGGGCGGCGATCACGCGCTGGAATTCGCGCTGATCACCCATCCCGAGGCGCGCGACCCCGACATGGTCGCCAAGTTGGACGCGGTCGCCGGACGCGTGCTGAAGGGCTGA